One part of the Flavobacterium johnsoniae UW101 genome encodes these proteins:
- a CDS encoding carboxymuconolactone decarboxylase family protein, with amino-acid sequence MSDLVQEFNDYRSKMNEKLLADNNKIVKRIFNLDTNAYAPGALDVKTKELLGLVASAVLRCDDCVKYHLETSYKEGISKEEMMEAMGIATLVGGTIVIPHLRRAYEFWEALEEAGK; translated from the coding sequence ATGTCTGATTTAGTTCAAGAATTTAACGACTATCGTTCTAAAATGAACGAAAAATTATTAGCTGACAATAATAAAATTGTAAAGCGAATTTTTAATCTTGATACCAATGCGTATGCACCGGGAGCTCTAGATGTAAAAACAAAAGAACTTTTAGGCTTAGTGGCTTCGGCAGTTTTACGATGTGATGACTGCGTAAAATACCATTTAGAAACAAGTTATAAAGAAGGCATTTCTAAAGAAGAAATGATGGAAGCAATGGGAATCGCAACTCTTGTTGGAGGAACAATCGTAATTCCGCATTTAAGAAGAGCTTACGAATTTTGGGAAGCTTTAGAAGAAGCGGGAAAATAA
- the tatC gene encoding twin-arginine translocase subunit TatC, which produces MAKKNLGEMSFLDHLEELRWLLVRSTIAICIMAFVTYFISDYLFDEIILGPTRPTFFTYVWFCDLSHQLGFADSICITELNFIIQNTEMEGQVNIFVWMCLLAGFILSFPYILWELWKFISPALYEKERKHAKIFIFTSSLLFFLGVVFGYYVVIPMSVNFVATFSISDVVVNQFTLDSYMGMVKTSILASGLFFELPIIIYFLTKLGLVTPQFLRKYWKYAVVIILIIAAIVTPPDVVSQTIVAIPMLIIYEISIWISKVVYKNKLKENV; this is translated from the coding sequence ATGGCAAAGAAAAACCTTGGCGAGATGTCATTTCTTGATCATCTTGAAGAACTAAGATGGTTATTAGTTAGAAGTACAATTGCAATATGCATTATGGCATTTGTTACTTATTTTATTAGTGATTATTTATTTGATGAAATCATTTTGGGACCAACCCGACCAACATTTTTTACTTATGTATGGTTTTGTGATTTATCACATCAATTAGGTTTTGCAGACAGCATCTGTATTACTGAACTGAATTTTATTATTCAAAACACCGAAATGGAAGGTCAGGTAAACATTTTTGTATGGATGTGTCTTTTGGCCGGTTTCATTTTAAGTTTCCCTTATATTTTATGGGAACTTTGGAAATTTATCAGTCCGGCTCTTTATGAAAAAGAAAGAAAGCATGCTAAGATTTTCATCTTTACTTCATCTTTACTTTTCTTTTTAGGAGTAGTATTCGGATATTATGTTGTAATCCCAATGTCTGTAAATTTCGTTGCTACTTTCTCAATCAGTGATGTCGTTGTAAATCAGTTTACTTTAGACTCTTATATGGGAATGGTAAAAACGAGTATTTTGGCAAGCGGATTGTTTTTTGAACTGCCTATTATCATTTATTTCTTAACCAAATTAGGATTAGTTACTCCTCAATTCTTAAGAAAATATTGGAAATACGCTGTTGTTATCATTCTAATAATCGCTGCAATTGTAACACCTCCAGATGTTGTGAGCCAGACTATTGTAGCAATTCCAATGTTAATTATCTACGAAATCAGTATTTGGATTTCGAAGGTTGTCTATAAAAATAAATTAAAAGAAAATGTCTGA